Proteins from one Chitinophaga oryzae genomic window:
- a CDS encoding alpha/beta fold hydrolase, with protein sequence MQSKVIKLIIVFLLVQVSLIAQSRKVFVLVHGAWHGGWSWQRVSEQLRAEGNIVYAPSLSGLGEHRNQPHDSIDLNTHITDIVNLLYMEDLHDVVLVGHSYAGVVIAGVADRMPERIRQLVFLDAVIAGNGESCISVHPASLQKEFEKDAAQHGMHSLSIRPSSLFGVSNAQDRQWVDARLTLQPYRTFAQPLALHHPYGNGLPMAYIACTQPQLPVLGVFAAQAKQSPQWKYYEMKTGHDAMVTQPKELADLLVTLSR encoded by the coding sequence ATGCAATCAAAAGTTATCAAATTAATCATCGTATTCCTGTTGGTGCAGGTGTCTCTCATAGCGCAGTCGCGGAAAGTATTTGTATTGGTGCACGGCGCCTGGCACGGGGGCTGGAGCTGGCAACGGGTCAGTGAACAGCTGCGGGCGGAAGGTAATATCGTGTATGCGCCTTCGCTCAGCGGTCTGGGTGAACATAGGAATCAACCGCATGACAGTATCGATCTCAATACCCATATCACGGATATTGTGAACCTGCTCTATATGGAAGACCTGCATGACGTGGTACTGGTCGGGCACAGTTATGCGGGCGTGGTGATCGCCGGGGTGGCTGACCGTATGCCGGAGAGAATCCGTCAACTGGTTTTCCTGGATGCCGTTATCGCGGGGAATGGGGAGAGTTGTATTTCCGTACATCCGGCATCGCTTCAAAAGGAATTTGAAAAAGACGCGGCGCAACACGGGATGCATAGCCTGTCCATACGGCCTTCCAGCCTGTTTGGCGTCAGCAATGCACAGGACCGGCAATGGGTGGATGCCCGCCTTACGTTACAACCCTATCGTACTTTCGCCCAGCCACTGGCCTTACATCATCCATACGGCAACGGCCTGCCGATGGCCTACATCGCCTGCACGCAGCCACAGCTGCCGGTGCTCGGAGTGTTTGCCGCGCAGGCAAAACAATCTCCCCAATGGAAATATTACGAAATGAAAACGGGGCATGACGCCATGGTCACCCAGCCGAAAGAACTGGCCGACTTGCTGGTAACATTAAGCCGTTAG
- a CDS encoding sigma-54 interaction domain-containing protein: MKSEHNRKDAVYLSTSYGPLIGGPALQAVIQQVQQVADTDATVLLTGETGTGKEVIAQAIHEWSARSTRPMVKVNCAALPPQLIESELFGHEKGAFTGALQRRAGKFELAHQSTIFLDEIGELPLEQQPKLLRVIQEKEVERIGGSTVKTDVRVVAATNRILEAECQSGRFRYDLYYRLNVFPIHLPPLRERKEDIPLLAKYFVENASQHFRKPVAAISQRSMEAMLRYDWPGNIRELQHLVERAVIIGSAPVIYVELPPPEKARAAGSSPPITSLAEAERQLIIRVLKHCNGRVRGENGAAAILQIKPTTLEARMKKLGITRQHTKDN; the protein is encoded by the coding sequence ATGAAGAGTGAACATAACCGAAAGGATGCCGTTTATTTATCAACGTCATACGGACCGCTGATAGGAGGTCCTGCGCTGCAGGCTGTGATACAACAGGTGCAGCAGGTGGCCGATACCGATGCCACTGTATTGCTTACCGGGGAAACGGGTACCGGCAAGGAAGTTATTGCACAGGCCATCCATGAATGGTCTGCCCGCAGTACACGTCCGATGGTAAAAGTCAATTGCGCCGCATTACCGCCGCAGCTGATAGAATCTGAATTGTTTGGTCATGAGAAAGGCGCCTTTACCGGCGCACTGCAACGCCGCGCCGGTAAATTTGAACTGGCGCATCAGAGCACCATCTTCCTCGATGAAATAGGAGAACTGCCGCTGGAACAACAGCCGAAACTACTGAGAGTAATACAGGAAAAAGAAGTTGAAAGAATAGGCGGCAGCACCGTTAAAACTGACGTGAGGGTAGTGGCCGCCACCAACCGCATACTGGAAGCAGAATGCCAGTCCGGCCGCTTCCGCTACGATCTCTACTACCGGCTCAATGTGTTTCCGATTCACCTGCCACCCCTGCGGGAACGGAAAGAAGACATCCCCCTGCTGGCGAAATATTTTGTGGAAAATGCTTCCCAACATTTCCGCAAACCGGTAGCCGCCATCAGCCAGCGCTCCATGGAAGCGATGCTACGCTACGACTGGCCGGGCAACATCCGTGAACTGCAACACCTGGTGGAAAGAGCCGTCATTATCGGCAGCGCGCCGGTGATTTACGTGGAACTACCCCCGCCGGAAAAGGCCAGAGCCGCCGGCTCCAGTCCACCTATCACCAGCCTCGCGGAAGCTGAAAGACAACTGATCATCCGCGTACTGAAACACTGCAATGGACGTGTACGCGGAGAAAACGGCGCTGCGGCCATTTTACAGATAAAGCCAACCACCCTGGAAGCAAGAATGAAAAAGCTGGGCATCACCCGGCAGCACACGAAAGATAATTAA